The segment AGACAGTTAGGCTGCTCATGACAACGTGAGGGGGTAGCCCGAATAGCGCATTGCCTTTAAGGAGGAAAAGGCGTAAATGGGCGAGAATTTCGGGAAAAATCAGGCTTGAACAGCTGATTCAACAAGCCTTTAGGCAAATTGACATCTGAATTTATCCCTCTATAGTGGTGCGGGCCCTGCGTGGGGGGTCTGTCTGATGATTTCAAGCATTAATAGGAGGCCACATGGCTGACAAAAAAGCGCAGTTGGTCATCGAGGGCACTGCCCCCGTCGAGCTGCCCATTTTAACCGGCACGGTTGGTCCTGATGTAATCGACGTCCGCGGGTTGGGGGCCACTGGTCACTTCACCTTCGACCCTGGTTTCATGGCAACGGCCTCGTGCGAGTCGAAGATCACCTACATCGACGGCGACAAGGGTATCCTGCTGCATCGCGGCTATCCCATCGAACAACTGGCCGAACAGTCCGACTACCTCGAGACCTGCTACCTGCTGCTCAACGGCGAACTCCCCAATGCCGAGCAGAAAGCCCAGTTCGTCAGCACCGTCAAGAACCACACCATGGTTCACGAACAGCTCAAGACGTTCTTCAACGGCTTCCGCCGCGACGCTCACCCGATGGCGGTGATGTGCGGTGTGGTCGGCGCCCTGTCGGCCTTCTACCACGACTCCCTGGACATCAATAACCCGCAACACCGCGAAATTTCCGCGGTGCGCCTGGTCGCAAAGATGCCGACCCTGGCCGCGATGGTGTACAAGTATTCCATGGGGCAGCCCATGATGTACCCGCGCAACGACCTGTCGTATGCGGAAAACTTCCTGCACATGATGTTCAACACCCCGTGCGAGATCAAACCGATCAGCCCGGTGCTGGCCAAGGCAATGGACCGGATCTTCATCCTCCACGCCGACCACGAGCAGAACGCCTCCACCTCCACCGTGCGCCTGGCAGGTTCGTCGGGTGCCAACCCGTTCGCCTGCATCGCTGCCGGCATCGCGGCACTCTGGGGCCCGGCCCACGGCGGTGCCAACGAAGCGGTACTGACCATGCTCGATGAGATTGGCGATGTGTCCAACATCGACACCTTCATCGCCAAGGCCAAGGACAAGAACGATCCGTTCAAGCTCATGGGCTTCGGCCATCGCGTCTACAAGAACCGCGACCCGCGCGCCACCGTGATGAAGCAGACCTGCGACGAAGTCCTGCGCGAGCTGGGCATCAAGAACGACCCGCAGCTCGAACTGGCCATGCGCCTGGAAGAGATCGCCCTGACCGATCCTTACTTCATCGAGCGCTCGCTGTACCCGAACGTCGACTTCTACTCGGGCATCATCCTGAAGGCCATCGGCATTCCGACCAGCATGTTCACCGTGATCTTTGCCCTGGCGCGCACCGTAGGCTGGATTTCGCACTGGAAAGAAATGCTCTCCAGCCCGTACAAGATCGGCCGCCCGCGCCAGCTGTACACCGGCGAGGCGAAGCGCGACATCGTGGCACTGAGCGACCGCAAGTAAGCGTTCAACGCCCAATGCCAAAAGGCTGCCCTCGGGCAGCCTTTTTTGGTTGGCCCAGTGCTGACCGCCTCTTGTGACAGGCGGCCCTTCACCCATCCAGCAGAGAAACGTCAGTTTTTCTCAGCGCGCGCCCGAAGCGCCTTGAGCGTATTGAACGGCGCTTCCACCACGAACTTGTTGGCAACCATCGCCGGCACACTGCCGCCTGGCTCGGTATGCACCTGGTACGTGACCTCCGTGCTGTCACCCTTGGGCACCAGCTTCCAGAAACCGTCCACCTTCGCCACCCGCACGAAGCCCTTCTCCTCGGGCACGTAGGCAGGCTCTTCGACGAGGTTGCGCGTAAGGCTGCCATCGGCACTCTTGACCGTGGTTACACGCAGCACGGAGTCGCGTGGTGTCACAGGCCAGGGTGTATTGAACTGGGTGTAGGTCCAGCTCTGGTCACCCTCATGCTTGAGCAGTTTCTGCAACTTGCACTCGTGAATCCAGGCACAAGCCCCGGCCACATCCTCCTGCAACGCCTGAACCTTGGCCAGCGGCGCCTTGATGACGGTCACGCCTCGGTAAGCCTTGTACTTGGAGCCCGGCACTTCACTGAGAGAGACCTTGATGCCCTCCTCGTCCTTGGCCACCTGCCAGTTTTCAGCCAAGGCAACAGGTGCAAACAGAACACTGACGCCACACAGCAGCGCAATACGCTTGAACGATCTCATCATGTTTATCCTTGTTGTCGAAGATCCAGCCTGTCACGCCGCCGTTACCCGCTCCCACCAGCCCAGAATCCTGATCGCCTCTTCATTGTCAGCGCCGCACACCTCGGGATCGGCCTTGAAACCGCCACAGACCGCCGGCCGCTCGGGTTTGCCGAACAGGTCGCACAGGTTCGCAGGGGTAAGGTGCAGACACCTCACCCCTGCCGGCTTGCCCTCGGGCATCAGTGGCATGGCTGAGGTGATGGATGGCGCGATGCAACAGGCGCCGCAGCCTTCGCGGCATTTCATGGCATTCAAGTGACTCAGGGCTCCAGAGAACGGGATAGGGCGGCACACACGGATAGTAACCGCTCAAACAGACGTTTGAAATTGCCACCCAGATGAAAATCCACTGACTGGCCGGTCAGTCCCCGCTCACTGACGGTACTCGAAATCGATGGCGGCGCCTTCGACATCCCGCCGGCTGTCGTTGCGAAGCTGCAATTGCATTTCGTTGCTGATCAAGCGGCCGTTGAGTTGAAATGGACTGTCGGCTTCGGACTTTTCAACGAACAACGGCGGCAGCAAGGGCTTGCGCTTCTTGATGGGCGATGGCTCACCCACATTCGGCTGCAGGTTATCCACCAACTCGGTCGGCAAGCTCAGGTCGAGGTTGGCTTTGGGCAATGGCTTGGCCACTTGCTTGCTGACCTTTTTGTGCGTCGATTTAGCGCGCTTGCTGACTGCCTTGCGAGCACTTTGCTGTGCCTTGGGTTTGACTTGCGCTTTATCTGTACCGGACTGTGCCTGGCTTGCTGGCTGGGCAGCCTGGGCTGGGCTGCCCGGCAGAACCACGGGCAGCAGACACAAGACCATCAGATACCGGCGCAGTGCGTTCATGGCAAATGGACAGAACTCCATGGAAAATGCGTATGCTCCCTGTTCCGCAGCCGCCTGGCAAGCCTCACAAAAGCGGGGTTGCAGGCTCTCTGCACAATTGTTGTGCCAGTAGTCCCAAGGTGATGACTGCGCGCTCGGCCTCCTTGTTCCATGGAATCCCGCAGTTCAGGCGGATACAGTGGTTGAACTGTTCGGTGTTGCTGAAAATCAGCCCCGGCGCGATGCTGATCCCCTGCTCCAGCGCCCGCACGTGCAGCTCCTGGGTATTGACCCGGCCAGGCAAGCTCACCCACAGAATGAAGCCGCCCGTTGGGCGCGTCATCTGAGTGCCCTCCGGGAAGTGCTGCTGCACCGCCAACTGATACGCACTGAGGTTCTTGCGGTACTCCTGGCGAATGAAGCGAAGATGGCGATCATAACCACCGTTTTCCAGGTAAGCCGCTACCGCCATCTGGGTCACGCTGCACGCCGAATGGGTGGTGAAGGTCTGCAAGCGCTGGATCTCGTCCTGGTAGCGGCCGGCAATCATCCAGCCCACTCGCACGCCAGGCGAGAGCGTCTTGGAGAAGCTTGAGCAGTAGATGACCCTGTCCAGACGATCGAACGCTTTCAAAGCCTTGGTCTTGCCCTGCTCGAACATCAACTCGCCATAGATGTCATCTTCGACGATCTGGATGTCGTAGTCCGATGCCAGGCGCAGCAACTGCTTTTGCCGCTCTTCGGGAACGGTCCCTCCTAGCGGGTTGCTCAACCGCGCGGTCAACACCAACGCCTTGATGGACCATTGGTTGGCGGCCAATTGCAAGGCCTCGAGACTGATGCCGGTCGAGGGGTCGCTGGGGATCTCGATCACTTTCAATCCGAGCAAGTCCGCCAATTGCAGAAGACCGTAGTAGGTCGGCGACTCGGCCGCGATCAGGTCGCCGGGCTTGGTGAGCACACGCAGCGACATCTGTAACGCATCGACACAGCCATGGGTGACGATCACCTCCTGAGGGTCGACCAGCACGCCGGCGTCGCGCATGCGAATGGCGATCTGCCGACGCAGGGGCTCGAAGCCTGGGCTGAACATGTAGCTGAAGGCGCGCGGGCTGTGAAAGCGTGTCACCTTGGCCAGTTGCTGGTGCAAGGCTCGCACGGGCAGATAGTCGACATGTGGCACGGCCGCGCCGAAGGCGAATACGCCATCGCGGCGCGCCTCGGTCAGCACCTGCTGGATGATGCTGGCCCGGGTCACCAGACCGGGGCGCTCCACGCGCGCGATGTCCGGCGTGGGCGCCGTTAGCGCCGGGGTCTGGTGCACATAATAGCCAGACTGGGGACGCGCGCGAATCAACCCCTGGTCCTCCAGGTTGGCATACGCTTGCAGGACGGTGGCATGGCTGACATTGAGCTGTGCACTCATCTTGCGCACCGAAGGCACCCGTTCGCCTGGCTGGTAGACACCGCGCCGGATGTCTTCGGCCAGTTGCTGGGCGATACGCTGGTATAACAGCAGGTTGGTCATGGCTGGATCTCGACGCGCGGACAGGCTCATTATTCTTGTGTCGCTCACTGCGGTTCAGGATACCGGAACAGTTGCAAAGTGTACTGGGACAGATGACAGAATAGTCAACGGTACACGTGCTTGGAAGCGATTTGCAGCACCGGCACTTAAACGGTGTGCGGGCATGCTGGTCATGAGCCTATCCGGCAGGTGGCAAGCGCCCAAAAGTCATTCACGCGCAGGGGCAACGGCTGCCATGCACTGCCCATTTCGACGGCCAGCATGACCCATTGCCCGGGCCTGACACCCATCCATCAGCGTGCTGGCGCGAGCTTGCCCTTGTCGTCGGAGAACACGATCTCGACCCGTCGATTCTGCGCCCTACCCCGCTCCGAGGCGTTGACCTCAACCGGGTATTGGTCGCCATAGCCCTCGACTTGCATCCGTTTTTCATCGATGCCCAGGTCGGCCAGCATATCGGCCACGGCCTGCGCCCGGTCGCGGGACAGCTTGAGATTCTCTTCAGGCGTGCCAGTGCTGTCGGTATAACCTTCGATGCGCACTATGCGGCGGGGGTTGAGCTGGAGGAACTGCACAAGCTTGAGCACCGTCCGGCTGGCCGAGTTCTTGAGATCGGCGCTGCCGGTATCGAACAGTACGTCACCCAGCGTCATGACCAAGCCACGGTCGGGCTGCTCCGACGCCAGTGCGACGATCTGCGACTCGACCCATTTGCCCTGTTGCTGCACGCTGGCCAGCTTGGCCTCGCGCAGCGCCAATTGCAGCCGTTGGCGTTCCAAGTCGAGCTTGGCCTGGCGTTCCTGATTCAGCGCAAGCTTGGCGTGCTCACTGGCAATTTCGCTATAGCGTTGACTGAGGTAGGCGTAATGGCGCACATCGGCACCGGTACCCATGTAGCTGGACAAACGCTCGGCGCGCGACAGCGACTCGCCAGCGCGGATCACATCACGCGGCGCGCTGCGCAGCACATCCGAGTCGTCCTTGACCTTCTGGAAGCTGGCAGCGGCTTGATCCAGCGCGGCCGTGCTGCGCTGGCTGGCGCAACCGGTCAGGCCTGCTGCAAGGGCCAGCAACGTCAGTACCGTGAAAGAACCACGCGCCATCATGGCTGCACCTCCAATTGTTTGCGCAGGCGCTTAATCCTCGATTGCAGCAGTTGCAACTGCTCATCGCTCTTTTGGTTCAACACTTGTGCCTCGGCCAGCCGAGCATCGAGCTCAGCCTGTTCGGCGCGCATGCGAGCGTCGCGAAAATCCTGTGTGAGCATGTTTGTACGAGCACGTCCCAGTTTGTCTTCGGCCAGCTTGAACGCTTCGACCTGGTCGGTAGCACCAACCGCTTTTGCTTGTTCCAGGGCCTGTTCGGAGAGGCGCATCTGCTCATCCGGGACAGGGTCGTTGGCGCAGCCAGCCAGGGCAAGCACGGCCATGGCAAGGATTAAAGGTTGGGTTTTCACGCGATCTTCCTAGTGTTTGGGGGCGTCGCCCTGCGCCTGCAATTGCGCCTTCCAGCGCTCGAGATTGGTCTGCAGCACAGCATCGGACGTACCGGAGATGGGCAATTCTGTCAGTTTTTCCGCCAAATGCCCACGCAGCCAACTGTCGTTGCACGCCGAGTCATGGGACAGCGCCACGTAAAGCCCGGGTCGATCAACGGGTAGGCCGCGGGCAATCAGGGCATCGTTCATGCCCAGGCTCTGGACCATGGCCATGCCCGAGTAACGACCGGCTAGCACGTAGTCTACTTGGCCGAGTACCAACTTCTGAAAGGCCTGGGTCAGATTCTGCGCCATCACCGGTTTCAACTGGTCTTTGGCAAACGCGGTGAACGCGGGGGTCAACCGCGCTCGCTCCGAAAGACTTCCCCGATACCGCGCCAGGTCGGCTGGGCCATCGAAGGTCAACTCGGCATCGTGCCGCGTCCATACCAGATACTCATTGAGTTGCAACGGCGGGTGGATGTAGTCCAGCGATGTCAATTGCTCAACTTGCAACGGCGCATCGAGCAGCAGATCCATGCGCCCGCTGCGCACCTCCTCAAGGGCCTGATCGCGCCGGCCGGCATTGAGCACTTCCACCTTGATACCCAGCTTGCCCGCGACTTGGCGCAGCAAGTCGACGTTGGCGCCAATCAGGTGCTTAGGGTCTTTAGGATCCTGCCACGAATAGGGCGGCGCGTCGGGGCTGCCGGTGGCCACCAGGCGTTCGCACTTGCCTGCCGCCATCGCCAGTGGCGATACCAGAACTGTCATGCAGGCCAGCGTCCTGCCCGTTGCACCCAACCTCATCCCATACTCCTCGACCATAAAAAAAACCCGGCCCTCAACAAGAGGGCCGGGTTCTTTATAAGTGAAGCCAGCGGATCAGACCAGCTTTTCCAGCTCCGGCACGGCTTCGAACAGGTCGGCAACCAGGCCGTAGTCGGCAACCTGGAAGATCGGTGCTTCTTCGTCCTTGTTGATCGCCACGATCACCTTGGAATCCTTCATACCGGCCAGGTGCTGGATGGCGCCCGAGATACCGACGGCGATGTACAACTGCGGAGCGACGATCTTGCCGGTCTGGCCGACCTGCATGTCGTTGGGCACGAAGCCCGCATCGACCGCTGCACGGGAAGCGCCAACAGCGGCACCCAGTTTGTCGGCCAGGCTGTACAGGTGGCTGAAGTTATCGCCGTTACCCATGCCGCGCCCGCCGGAAACGACGATTTTGGCAGCGGTCAGCTCAGGGCGATCGGACTTGGCCAGCTCTTCGGAAACGAACGCCGAGATGCCAGCATCATGGGCAGCACCCACCGCCTCGACAGCGGCGGCGCCACCCTCGGCAGCCACGGCATCAAAGCCGGTCGTGCGCACGGTGATGACCTTCACGCTGGCGCTCGACTGCACGGTAGCGATGGCGTTACCCGCGTAGATCGGGCGCTTGAAGGTGTCGGCAGATTCGACCGAGATGATTTCGGAGATCTGATCGACGTCCAGCAGCGCTGCAACGCGCGGCAGGGTGTTCTTGCCATTGGTGGTGGCCGGGGCCAGCACGTGGCTGTAGCCCTGGGCAAGCTCGACGATCAACGGCGCAACGTTCTCGGGCAGCGCATGGGCGTAAGAGGCATTATCGGCGACCAGAACCTTGGCCACGCCGGCGATCTTGGCGGCGGATTCGCCAATGGCACCTACATTGTGACCGGCGACCAGTACGTGCACGTCACCACCAATCTTGGCGGCAGCAGCAACGGTATTGAGGGTGGACGGCGCAACGGCACCGTTCTCGTATTCAGCGACAACCAGGATAGTCATTTAGATTACCTTCGCTTCGTTCTTCAGCTTCTCGACCAGTTCGGCCACCGATTTGACCTTGATGCCAGCGCCACGGGCAGCGGGTGCTTCCACTTTCAGGGTCTTGTTGGTAGAGGCCAGGGAAACGCCCAGCGCATCCGGCGTCAGGGTCTCGAGCGGCTTCTTCTTGGCCTTCATGATGTTGGGCAACGACGCGTAGCGCGGCTCGTTCAGGCGCAGGTCGGTGGTGACGATGGCCGGCAGGTTGAGCGCGACGGTTTGCAGGCCGCCGTCGATTTCACGGGTGACGTTGAGCTTGTCGCCAGCGACTTCGACCTTGGACGCGAAAGTGCCCTGGGCGTAACCGGTCAGTGCGGCGAGCATCTGGCCAGTCTGGTTGTTGTCACTGTCGATGGCCTGCTTGCCGAGGATGACCAGCTGCGGCTGCTCCTTGTCGACCACGGCCTTGAGCGCCTTGGCCACAGCCAGGGAGTTCAGTTCGTCGGCTGCTTCGACCAGGATGGCGCGGTCGGCACCCAGCGCCAGGGCGGTACGCAACTGCTCCTGGGCGGTAGTCGGGCCGACGGATACGACGACGATCTCGGTCGCAACGCCTTTTTCTTTCAGGCGAACGGCCTCTTCCACGGCAATTTCGCAGAAGGGGTTCATGGACATCTTGACGTTAGCAAGGTCGACGCCGGAGTTGTCCGCCTTGACGCGAACCTTGACGTTGTAGTCGACCACTCGTTTGACAGCTACAAGAACCTTCATGGATTCCTCGTTACTCTCCGGTGAATAGATAGTCGCCTGGGACTAGGCCCTGCGATACGCGTGGGTACAAGGGCACCTCTGGAAACAAGCCGCAGACGAAGTTTTCATGGTGAACGCAACCAAGTGCGCCCCGGCGTTCGCCGACCCATCACTGATGTGCACATGCCTGGGGCAAAAATGCACGCGGGTCATTTGCTGTCGTGGCGTGTAGACTTCACTACAAACCGCTTGAACGCTTGAAAACCCTGCTCCACACCTGGTCTTTAGAGGTGTACCTGCGCCCGGCTGCAAGCCTACGGCGAACGTAAAACCGCTCGTATCTTGACCGTATCACCCCATCCGGTCAATACGGCAAATCGGTCACCTTCCAGCCGCCTTCCTTTGATTTTACTGGGCTGCGGCAAATTCAAACAAACGTTTGTATTGGACCGGTCAAGTGGTGTAGATATAATGCGCGTCCAAGACTAAACGGTGTAGTTCGTCATTTGCCCAGCTACAACCTGGTGGCCTGGCCACCGCTGCGAATGCCCGCGCACCCATAAGACAAAGCAACAGCTATGAGCCTTGATGAGTAGGAGAGAACCTGTGGAACGCGAATACATGGAATTCGACGTGGTCATCGTCGGCGCCGGCCCGGCGGGCCTGTCCGCCGCCTGCCGCCTGAAGCAGAAGGCCGCCGAAGCCGGTAGCGAAATCAGCGTCTGCGTGGTGGAAAAAGGCTCCGAAGTCGGTGCCCATATTCTCTCCGGCGCCGTGTTCGAGCCACGCGCCCTGAACGAGCTGTTCCCGGACTGGAAGGCGCTGGGCGCGCCGCTGAACACCGAGGTCAAGCGTGACGACATCTACGTGCTCAAGGATGCCGGCAGCGCCACCAAGGTACCTGACCTGTTCGTGCCCAAGACCATGCACAACCAGGGCAATTACATCATCTCGCTGGGCAACCTGTGCCGCTGGCTGGCCCAGCAGGCCGAGAACCTGGGTGTCGAGATCTACCCAGGTTTCGCAGCCCAGGAAGCGCTGTTCGACGAAGACGGCGTCGTACGCGGCATCGTCACAGGCGACCTGGGGGTCGATCGCGAAGGCCAGCCCAAGGAAGGCTTGTACACGCCAGGCATGGAATTGCGCGCCAAATACACCTTGTTCGCCGAAGGCTGCCGTGGCCACATCGGCAAGCAACTGATCAAGCGCTTCAAACTGGACAGCGATTCGGACGTGCAGCACTACGGTATCGGGCTCAAGGAACTGTGGGAAATCGACCCAGCCAAACACCAGCAAGGCCTGGTGGTGCACACCGCCGGCTGGCCGCTGGACGTCATGGCCAAGGACAACACCGGTGGCTCGTTCCTCTACCATCTGGAGAACAACCAGGTGGTCGTCGGGCTGATCGTCGACCTGTCCTATGCCAACCCCTACCTGTCGCCCTTCGACGAGTTCCAGCGCCTGAAGCACCACCCGGTGATCAGCCAGTACCTCGAAGGCGGCAAACGCATCAGCTATGGTGCGCGCGCGCTGGCCAAGGGCGGCATCAACTCGCTGCCCAAGATGGTATTCAAAGGCGGCGCCCTGATCGGCTGCGACCTGGGTACCATGAACGTTGCCAAGATCAAGGGCAGCCATACGGCCATGAAGTCGGGGATGCTCGCTGCAGAGGCCGTCGCTGACGCCCTGATCGCCGGCAGTGAGGGCGGTGACCAGCTAGACGGCTATGTCAGCGCCTTCAAGGCCAGCTGGCTGCATGAAGAACTGTTCGCCAGCCGCAACTTCGGCCCGGCCATGCACAAGTTCGGCCCGTTGCTGGGTGCTGCGTTCAACTACATCGACCAGAACTGGTTCGCCGGCAAGCTGCCCTTCACGCTGCGCGACACCAAGCCTGACTATGCCTGCCTGAAGCTGGCCGCAGACTCGCAAAAGATCGAATACCCCAAGCCCGACGGCAAGCTCAGCTTCGACAAGCTCAGCTCGGTGTTCCTGTCCAGCACCAACCATGAAGAAGAGCAGCCCTGCCACCTGAAGCTGGCCGACCCGACCATTCCGATCGCCAGTAACCTGCCGCTGTATGACGAACCTGCCCAGCGTTATTGCCCGGCAGGCGTCTACGAAGTAGTCACTCAGGACGATGGCAGCAAGCGTTTCCAGATCAACGCGCAGAACTGCGTGCACTGCAAGACGTGCGATATCAAGGACCCGGCCCAGAACATCACCTGGGTCACGCCCGAAGGCGCTGGCGGGCCCAACTACCCGAACATGTAGTCACCTCGCCCTGGCCGATACAAGAAGCCCCCGGTTCTCTCGAACCGGGGGCTTCTTGTATCGGCCAGGGCGTGCTCGGAAACGGCAGGGTCACACGTGTCAGGCCGTGCGCGAGAGTTCAAGCCCAGGTTCACCCGTCGCCAAGGGCTCTCGTCGCCCGAAGTA is part of the Pseudomonas parafulva genome and harbors:
- a CDS encoding YkgJ family cysteine cluster protein; its protein translation is MKCREGCGACCIAPSITSAMPLMPEGKPAGVRCLHLTPANLCDLFGKPERPAVCGGFKADPEVCGADNEEAIRILGWWERVTAA
- a CDS encoding PLP-dependent aminotransferase family protein; translated protein: MTNLLLYQRIAQQLAEDIRRGVYQPGERVPSVRKMSAQLNVSHATVLQAYANLEDQGLIRARPQSGYYVHQTPALTAPTPDIARVERPGLVTRASIIQQVLTEARRDGVFAFGAAVPHVDYLPVRALHQQLAKVTRFHSPRAFSYMFSPGFEPLRRQIAIRMRDAGVLVDPQEVIVTHGCVDALQMSLRVLTKPGDLIAAESPTYYGLLQLADLLGLKVIEIPSDPSTGISLEALQLAANQWSIKALVLTARLSNPLGGTVPEERQKQLLRLASDYDIQIVEDDIYGELMFEQGKTKALKAFDRLDRVIYCSSFSKTLSPGVRVGWMIAGRYQDEIQRLQTFTTHSACSVTQMAVAAYLENGGYDRHLRFIRQEYRKNLSAYQLAVQQHFPEGTQMTRPTGGFILWVSLPGRVNTQELHVRALEQGISIAPGLIFSNTEQFNHCIRLNCGIPWNKEAERAVITLGLLAQQLCREPATPLL
- a CDS encoding electron transfer flavoprotein subunit beta/FixA family protein, giving the protein MKVLVAVKRVVDYNVKVRVKADNSGVDLANVKMSMNPFCEIAVEEAVRLKEKGVATEIVVVSVGPTTAQEQLRTALALGADRAILVEAADELNSLAVAKALKAVVDKEQPQLVILGKQAIDSDNNQTGQMLAALTGYAQGTFASKVEVAGDKLNVTREIDGGLQTVALNLPAIVTTDLRLNEPRYASLPNIMKAKKKPLETLTPDALGVSLASTNKTLKVEAPAARGAGIKVKSVAELVEKLKNEAKVI
- a CDS encoding DUF4398 domain-containing protein, with the translated sequence MKTQPLILAMAVLALAGCANDPVPDEQMRLSEQALEQAKAVGATDQVEAFKLAEDKLGRARTNMLTQDFRDARMRAEQAELDARLAEAQVLNQKSDEQLQLLQSRIKRLRKQLEVQP
- a CDS encoding substrate-binding periplasmic protein, which produces MRLGATGRTLACMTVLVSPLAMAAGKCERLVATGSPDAPPYSWQDPKDPKHLIGANVDLLRQVAGKLGIKVEVLNAGRRDQALEEVRSGRMDLLLDAPLQVEQLTSLDYIHPPLQLNEYLVWTRHDAELTFDGPADLARYRGSLSERARLTPAFTAFAKDQLKPVMAQNLTQAFQKLVLGQVDYVLAGRYSGMAMVQSLGMNDALIARGLPVDRPGLYVALSHDSACNDSWLRGHLAEKLTELPISGTSDAVLQTNLERWKAQLQAQGDAPKH
- a CDS encoding electron transfer flavoprotein-ubiquinone oxidoreductase; translation: MEREYMEFDVVIVGAGPAGLSAACRLKQKAAEAGSEISVCVVEKGSEVGAHILSGAVFEPRALNELFPDWKALGAPLNTEVKRDDIYVLKDAGSATKVPDLFVPKTMHNQGNYIISLGNLCRWLAQQAENLGVEIYPGFAAQEALFDEDGVVRGIVTGDLGVDREGQPKEGLYTPGMELRAKYTLFAEGCRGHIGKQLIKRFKLDSDSDVQHYGIGLKELWEIDPAKHQQGLVVHTAGWPLDVMAKDNTGGSFLYHLENNQVVVGLIVDLSYANPYLSPFDEFQRLKHHPVISQYLEGGKRISYGARALAKGGINSLPKMVFKGGALIGCDLGTMNVAKIKGSHTAMKSGMLAAEAVADALIAGSEGGDQLDGYVSAFKASWLHEELFASRNFGPAMHKFGPLLGAAFNYIDQNWFAGKLPFTLRDTKPDYACLKLAADSQKIEYPKPDGKLSFDKLSSVFLSSTNHEEEQPCHLKLADPTIPIASNLPLYDEPAQRYCPAGVYEVVTQDDGSKRFQINAQNCVHCKTCDIKDPAQNITWVTPEGAGGPNYPNM
- a CDS encoding OmpA family protein — protein: MARGSFTVLTLLALAAGLTGCASQRSTAALDQAAASFQKVKDDSDVLRSAPRDVIRAGESLSRAERLSSYMGTGADVRHYAYLSQRYSEIASEHAKLALNQERQAKLDLERQRLQLALREAKLASVQQQGKWVESQIVALASEQPDRGLVMTLGDVLFDTGSADLKNSASRTVLKLVQFLQLNPRRIVRIEGYTDSTGTPEENLKLSRDRAQAVADMLADLGIDEKRMQVEGYGDQYPVEVNASERGRAQNRRVEIVFSDDKGKLAPAR
- the gltA gene encoding citrate synthase, with translation MADKKAQLVIEGTAPVELPILTGTVGPDVIDVRGLGATGHFTFDPGFMATASCESKITYIDGDKGILLHRGYPIEQLAEQSDYLETCYLLLNGELPNAEQKAQFVSTVKNHTMVHEQLKTFFNGFRRDAHPMAVMCGVVGALSAFYHDSLDINNPQHREISAVRLVAKMPTLAAMVYKYSMGQPMMYPRNDLSYAENFLHMMFNTPCEIKPISPVLAKAMDRIFILHADHEQNASTSTVRLAGSSGANPFACIAAGIAALWGPAHGGANEAVLTMLDEIGDVSNIDTFIAKAKDKNDPFKLMGFGHRVYKNRDPRATVMKQTCDEVLRELGIKNDPQLELAMRLEEIALTDPYFIERSLYPNVDFYSGIILKAIGIPTSMFTVIFALARTVGWISHWKEMLSSPYKIGRPRQLYTGEAKRDIVALSDRK
- a CDS encoding START domain-containing protein — encoded protein: MRSFKRIALLCGVSVLFAPVALAENWQVAKDEEGIKVSLSEVPGSKYKAYRGVTVIKAPLAKVQALQEDVAGACAWIHECKLQKLLKHEGDQSWTYTQFNTPWPVTPRDSVLRVTTVKSADGSLTRNLVEEPAYVPEEKGFVRVAKVDGFWKLVPKGDSTEVTYQVHTEPGGSVPAMVANKFVVEAPFNTLKALRARAEKN
- a CDS encoding electron transfer flavoprotein subunit alpha/FixB family protein gives rise to the protein MTILVVAEYENGAVAPSTLNTVAAAAKIGGDVHVLVAGHNVGAIGESAAKIAGVAKVLVADNASYAHALPENVAPLIVELAQGYSHVLAPATTNGKNTLPRVAALLDVDQISEIISVESADTFKRPIYAGNAIATVQSSASVKVITVRTTGFDAVAAEGGAAAVEAVGAAHDAGISAFVSEELAKSDRPELTAAKIVVSGGRGMGNGDNFSHLYSLADKLGAAVGASRAAVDAGFVPNDMQVGQTGKIVAPQLYIAVGISGAIQHLAGMKDSKVIVAINKDEEAPIFQVADYGLVADLFEAVPELEKLV